In Terriglobales bacterium, a genomic segment contains:
- a CDS encoding alpha/beta fold hydrolase: MSAEAPSRNGQPATPALPAWLREMYPFRTASVTVHGKRMSYVDEGAGDAPPIVLLHGNPTWSFLYRNVIPRLTGRYRVIAPDHVGFGLSEKPDNLAYYTLERHIANFTALVEALGLKKITLVLHDWGGPIGLGYAVAHPENVARLVLMNTWAHLPHNPDAYELHWGLRISRGPLGSFTVRNLNLFVELALRMAVTRKLSAREFDAYRFPFPDAASRTGVLAFPRMIPLRESDPAGRTMSEIERGLAKITAPADILWGKRDPVFGRLHAYRMRDNLRNAREPVFLDSASHFLPEDAPDALAEKILTERKAAVALKILT, translated from the coding sequence ATGAGCGCGGAAGCCCCATCCCGAAACGGCCAGCCGGCAACACCTGCACTGCCGGCGTGGCTGCGGGAGATGTATCCCTTCCGTACGGCGAGCGTGACGGTCCACGGCAAGCGCATGAGCTACGTGGACGAAGGGGCCGGCGACGCGCCGCCCATCGTGCTGCTGCACGGCAATCCGACCTGGTCGTTCCTCTATCGCAACGTGATCCCGCGGCTCACCGGGCGCTACCGGGTGATCGCGCCGGACCACGTCGGTTTCGGGCTCTCGGAGAAGCCCGACAACCTCGCGTACTACACGCTGGAGCGGCACATCGCCAACTTCACCGCGCTGGTCGAGGCGCTGGGCCTTAAGAAGATCACGCTGGTACTGCACGACTGGGGCGGGCCCATCGGGCTGGGCTACGCGGTGGCGCATCCGGAGAACGTCGCGCGGCTGGTGCTGATGAACACCTGGGCGCACCTGCCGCACAACCCGGACGCCTACGAGCTGCACTGGGGACTGCGCATCTCGCGCGGGCCGCTGGGCAGCTTCACCGTCCGCAACCTGAACCTGTTTGTGGAGCTGGCGCTGCGCATGGCGGTGACCCGCAAGCTCTCTGCGCGCGAGTTCGATGCTTACCGTTTTCCTTTTCCGGACGCCGCCTCACGCACGGGCGTGCTGGCCTTTCCGCGCATGATCCCGCTGCGGGAATCCGATCCCGCCGGCCGCACGATGAGCGAGATCGAGCGCGGCCTGGCCAAGATCACCGCGCCCGCGGACATCCTGTGGGGCAAGCGCGACCCGGTGTTCGGCCGCCTGCACGCCTACCGGATGCGCGACAACCTGCGCAACGCGCGCGAGCCGGTGTTCCTTGATTCGGCCTCGCACTTTCTGCCCGAGGACGCGCCTGACGCGCTGGCGGAGAAGATCCTGACCGAGCGCAAGGCGGCGGTGGCGCTGAAGATCCTTACGTAG